The proteins below are encoded in one region of Bremerella sp. P1:
- a CDS encoding sulfatase family protein, producing the protein MSKAIFAALAAFLSITTAVPAVAAKPNIIIVLTDDQAPWAFGSAVRSGQYREVPAAATPNIDRLASEGAVFRNFFCTTPVCSPARASFMTGRYASELGIPDFIPQPGHKLYDPNDEVRLDPDSTMTIAELLQSAGYRTGLVGKWHLGDWTAPGNEKFHPTKHGFDYFMGLTGGGTTPDNPTLEEDGEVRQFEGLTTDILTDRAIDFIQRNKHRPFFLCLATRAPHGRWLPVAPEDWKPYAELDPTIPDYPGLDITRVKKMMREYLASTSGVDRNLGRLLDALDKNQLAANTIVIFTSDHGFNMGHHGIWHKGNGLWATKKQPPGEYHNGVRVISKKYRPNLYDESLRVPAVVRWPGVVAPGTVVLRTASSLDVFPTLAEVADVNADPKLKGRSLLPLLRGEQPDKWNNDVFAEYDMIHYATASLRCYRTDRYKLVRNSHNEGCDEFFDLVDDPSENNNLINDPRPEIQQKIKELDTLLRQQGAGK; encoded by the coding sequence ATGTCCAAAGCAATCTTCGCTGCTCTGGCAGCTTTTTTATCGATCACCACAGCCGTGCCTGCCGTGGCGGCGAAGCCGAACATCATTATCGTGTTGACCGACGATCAAGCACCGTGGGCATTTGGTTCGGCGGTTCGCTCGGGACAGTACCGCGAGGTTCCCGCCGCGGCGACACCGAACATCGATCGACTCGCCAGTGAAGGGGCTGTTTTTCGTAACTTCTTTTGCACGACGCCCGTTTGTAGTCCGGCTCGGGCATCGTTCATGACAGGGCGGTATGCCAGCGAATTGGGGATTCCCGATTTCATTCCTCAGCCAGGGCACAAGCTGTACGATCCCAACGACGAAGTTCGTTTGGACCCGGACAGTACGATGACGATCGCAGAACTTTTACAATCAGCCGGCTACCGCACGGGACTGGTTGGCAAATGGCACTTGGGAGACTGGACGGCACCAGGCAATGAGAAGTTTCATCCTACGAAGCATGGGTTTGACTACTTCATGGGACTGACTGGTGGCGGAACGACGCCTGATAATCCCACGCTGGAAGAAGACGGAGAAGTTCGCCAATTCGAGGGACTGACGACCGATATCCTGACTGACCGGGCGATTGATTTCATCCAGCGAAACAAGCATCGACCCTTCTTTCTTTGCCTGGCCACCAGGGCACCCCATGGCCGCTGGCTTCCCGTGGCGCCGGAAGATTGGAAGCCCTATGCCGAGTTGGATCCGACAATTCCAGACTATCCCGGCCTCGACATCACGCGGGTCAAGAAGATGATGCGCGAGTATCTCGCCAGCACGTCAGGCGTCGACCGAAACCTGGGGCGACTGCTCGATGCGTTGGATAAAAACCAGCTGGCGGCGAACACCATCGTGATTTTCACTTCCGATCATGGATTCAACATGGGGCACCATGGAATCTGGCACAAAGGGAACGGCCTATGGGCGACGAAGAAACAGCCCCCTGGTGAGTATCACAACGGGGTGCGTGTGATCTCCAAAAAGTATCGCCCCAACCTGTATGACGAATCTCTTCGCGTTCCAGCCGTCGTGCGTTGGCCCGGTGTCGTGGCTCCTGGTACGGTCGTCTTGAGAACCGCATCGTCGCTCGATGTGTTCCCCACACTGGCGGAAGTTGCCGATGTGAATGCCGATCCGAAACTGAAAGGGCGTAGCCTCTTGCCGCTGTTACGGGGCGAGCAGCCGGACAAGTGGAACAATGACGTCTTTGCCGAATATGATATGATCCACTACGCGACCGCTTCGCTGCGATGTTATCGGACCGATCGTTACAAGCTCGTACGCAATAGCCATAACGAAGGCTGTGACGAGTTCTTCGATTTGGTAGATGACCCCAGCGAGAATAACAATTTGATCAATGATCCACGGCCTGAGATTCAACAGAAGATTAAAGAGCTGGATACGTTGCTGAGGCAACAGGGTGCTGGCAAGTAA
- the ubiE gene encoding bifunctional demethylmenaquinone methyltransferase/2-methoxy-6-polyprenyl-1,4-benzoquinol methylase UbiE, with amino-acid sequence MAIDKSGTRVRQMFSEIAGNYDRMNHLLSMNIDKYWRWRTVKIVPPTGDSPILDVCTGTGDLALAYYKAAGGKVQVEATDFCPEMLEVGEVKKQKLGINGQVRFQEADTQHLPFEDDTFQIVSVAFGLRNVADTDLGLKEMARVCRPGGKVAVLEFSQPRYQPFRGVYQFYFKNILPRVGQALARNKQDAYKYLPDSVGEFPHGEALAERMRGAGLKDVFFKPFTFGVATLYVGTK; translated from the coding sequence ATGGCGATCGACAAATCGGGAACACGCGTTCGGCAGATGTTCTCGGAAATTGCGGGCAACTACGACCGCATGAATCATCTCTTGTCGATGAATATCGACAAGTACTGGCGTTGGCGAACCGTTAAGATCGTCCCTCCGACTGGTGATAGCCCCATCTTGGATGTCTGCACGGGCACGGGTGATCTCGCTCTGGCTTACTACAAAGCCGCCGGCGGTAAGGTCCAAGTCGAAGCGACCGACTTCTGTCCCGAAATGCTCGAGGTGGGCGAGGTCAAGAAACAGAAGCTCGGCATCAACGGTCAGGTTCGCTTCCAAGAGGCTGACACTCAGCATCTTCCCTTTGAAGACGACACATTTCAGATTGTCTCGGTCGCCTTTGGTCTGCGGAATGTCGCCGATACCGATCTGGGTCTGAAAGAGATGGCTCGTGTTTGTCGGCCCGGTGGCAAGGTCGCCGTGCTGGAATTCTCGCAGCCCCGATATCAGCCGTTCCGAGGCGTGTACCAGTTCTACTTCAAAAACATTCTTCCCCGAGTCGGTCAGGCCCTGGCCAGGAACAAACAAGATGCCTACAAGTACCTGCCAGACAGCGTCGGTGAATTCCCCCACGGGGAAGCATTGGCCGAGCGGATGCGTGGTGCAGGCCTGAAGGATGTCTTCTTCAAGCCGTTCACCTTTGGTGTTGCAACTTTGTACGTGGGGACGAAATGA
- the mqnE gene encoding aminofutalosine synthase MqnE: protein MTRADKISLDTIGKKVENGERLNLDEGVFLYQDDVPLNEVAELANMVRERKNGNYAYYNINTHLNPTNVCVYRCNFCAFRADLRDPRGYLMSDEQILARGQEAVDNGCTEMHIVGGLHHQKKFDWYVNVVKILHDAFPKLHLKAWTAVEINWFEFLTKKSVREVLEVLRDAGLGSMPGGGAEIFHREVRDQICEHKADTGKWHEIHRTAHEMGIKTNATMLYGHIENAYHRVDHLIRLRETQDVSGGFQTFIPLAFHPDNTELAELKKLKKPSVVMDLRTMAVSRLMLDNFPHIKAYWIMLGIGTAQTALSYGADDIDGTVRHELIYHDAGATTPEVMSVEDIQRLIVEAGREPVERDTVYNRVIRDPQNMSEWTTGEPLEVG, encoded by the coding sequence ATGACTCGAGCAGACAAGATTTCGTTGGATACCATCGGTAAGAAGGTCGAGAATGGCGAACGCCTGAATCTGGACGAAGGGGTCTTCCTGTACCAGGACGACGTTCCGTTGAACGAAGTCGCCGAGCTGGCTAACATGGTTCGCGAGCGGAAGAACGGCAACTACGCGTATTACAATATTAATACGCACTTAAACCCAACCAACGTCTGCGTCTACCGCTGTAACTTCTGTGCATTCCGCGCCGACCTTCGTGACCCACGCGGATACCTGATGAGCGACGAGCAGATTCTCGCTCGTGGTCAGGAAGCGGTCGACAATGGCTGCACCGAAATGCATATCGTTGGTGGTCTTCATCACCAGAAGAAGTTCGACTGGTACGTCAACGTCGTGAAGATCCTGCACGACGCGTTCCCCAAGCTTCACCTCAAAGCGTGGACCGCGGTTGAGATCAATTGGTTCGAGTTCCTTACCAAGAAGTCGGTTCGCGAAGTGCTGGAAGTGCTGCGTGACGCAGGCCTCGGCAGCATGCCAGGCGGCGGTGCCGAAATCTTCCACCGCGAAGTTCGTGATCAGATCTGCGAACACAAGGCCGACACCGGCAAGTGGCACGAGATCCATCGCACGGCTCACGAGATGGGCATCAAGACGAACGCCACGATGCTGTACGGTCACATCGAGAACGCCTATCACCGCGTCGATCACTTGATTCGCTTGCGAGAAACGCAAGACGTCAGCGGCGGCTTCCAGACGTTCATTCCGCTGGCCTTCCACCCGGATAACACAGAACTGGCCGAACTCAAAAAGCTGAAGAAGCCATCGGTGGTAATGGACCTGCGAACGATGGCCGTCTCGCGTCTGATGCTGGACAACTTCCCGCACATCAAAGCGTACTGGATCATGCTCGGCATCGGCACGGCTCAAACGGCCCTGTCTTACGGAGCCGACGACATCGACGGTACCGTGCGTCATGAACTGATCTACCACGACGCTGGCGCCACCACGCCGGAAGTCATGTCGGTCGAAGACATCCAGCGTCTGATTGTCGAAGCAGGCCGAGAACCAGTCGAACGCGACACCGTCTACAACCGCGTGATTCGCGATCCGCAGAATATGTCGGAGTGGACGACAGGCGAACCGTTGGAAGTGGGTTAA
- a CDS encoding UbiA-like polyprenyltransferase codes for MPERLRHILEMIRFSHTVFAMPFAVLATIMAWCLPAPGSETVTLTWQACLGIVLCMVFARSAAMAFNRLVDRKIDAENPRTATRHLPAGILSVKSVILFTVICSIGFVASTLLFWPNWLPLALSVPVLAFLCGYSYTKRFTSLAHYWLGISLMLAPICAWVAIRGEVVLAHPADILPALMLGLGVLFWVAGFDIIYACQDAEFDRDAKLRSVPAKFGVPGALRIAAVSHFLAVLAFAALPFTASSLGIIYWIGLAAVAGLLLYEHALVRPNDLSKVNLAFFNVNTIIGIGVLAFTSIDLLWN; via the coding sequence ATGCCTGAGCGACTTCGTCATATTCTGGAAATGATCCGCTTCAGCCATACGGTCTTCGCCATGCCGTTTGCCGTATTGGCGACGATCATGGCCTGGTGCCTGCCGGCTCCGGGAAGCGAAACGGTCACACTCACATGGCAAGCATGCCTGGGAATTGTGCTGTGCATGGTCTTTGCTCGCAGCGCGGCAATGGCGTTCAATCGGCTGGTCGATCGGAAGATTGATGCCGAGAACCCACGGACCGCCACTCGGCATTTGCCAGCAGGCATCCTTTCGGTGAAGAGCGTCATTTTGTTCACGGTCATTTGCAGCATCGGCTTTGTGGCCTCTACGCTATTGTTCTGGCCCAACTGGCTTCCGCTGGCGTTGTCGGTGCCAGTGTTGGCGTTTTTGTGCGGATACAGCTACACGAAGCGATTCACCTCGCTGGCCCACTATTGGCTTGGCATCTCGCTGATGCTTGCCCCCATTTGTGCCTGGGTCGCGATTCGCGGCGAAGTGGTTCTGGCCCATCCGGCCGATATCTTGCCAGCATTGATGCTGGGCCTGGGCGTTCTGTTCTGGGTCGCCGGCTTCGACATCATTTATGCCTGCCAAGATGCCGAATTCGACCGTGATGCCAAGCTTCGTAGTGTACCAGCTAAGTTCGGTGTACCAGGAGCTTTACGGATTGCCGCGGTCAGCCATTTTCTGGCTGTGCTGGCATTCGCTGCTCTGCCCTTCACGGCGTCGTCGCTGGGAATCATCTACTGGATTGGATTAGCCGCGGTGGCTGGCCTGCTGCTGTACGAACACGCTTTGGTTCGCCCTAACGACCTATCGAAGGTCAACCTGGCGTTTTTCAATGTGAATACGATCATCGGGATTGGAGTTCTGGCATTTACCAGTATCGATCTCCTTTGGAATTGA
- a CDS encoding DUF4272 domain-containing protein has product MLINAYCTHRNPPALEFPHDLIGSRDLSDPELAEHLNGLIGFIMQGGEREMTQTLYHVYRHIERVKNHLSLEVEDDHLDAFASWAWDANAIVFLPDGSVCDPNGNVLVSPEDGGSDPEAQVPYPEDAHHRKQAISQDLSDLKLQPYEGLPPVIGENEVDLRSAKEVARRAIALMAVAVRAEGLASGEPIPVAEIRERLPQAFEVFTPVEQAFMDNDSPDQQSVINHAWRYECLFVLQWALGHFDELHFPSAICDVPEVAGDILHRDRDEMIAEAKLRPTKEILDEVDLHFRLHWIARQADQKGHPAPAGLDIGVIQERRVALNWLIRFENADWDDVDCPT; this is encoded by the coding sequence ATGCTGATCAACGCCTACTGCACGCATCGCAATCCGCCTGCGCTGGAATTCCCTCACGATTTGATCGGAAGCCGAGACCTTTCGGATCCGGAACTGGCCGAGCACCTAAATGGGTTAATCGGTTTCATCATGCAAGGTGGTGAGCGTGAGATGACGCAAACGCTGTATCACGTTTATCGCCATATCGAGCGTGTCAAGAATCACCTGAGCCTGGAAGTCGAAGACGATCACCTCGATGCGTTTGCCTCGTGGGCGTGGGACGCCAATGCGATTGTGTTTCTGCCCGATGGATCGGTGTGTGATCCCAACGGTAACGTGCTGGTTTCGCCGGAAGATGGTGGCAGCGATCCAGAAGCCCAGGTCCCCTACCCCGAAGACGCCCATCATCGCAAACAAGCGATTTCCCAGGATCTAAGTGACCTGAAGTTGCAGCCATACGAAGGGCTGCCCCCAGTGATTGGCGAGAACGAGGTCGACCTGAGATCGGCCAAAGAAGTGGCCCGCCGAGCGATCGCACTGATGGCGGTGGCGGTTCGAGCGGAAGGGCTGGCCTCGGGCGAACCGATTCCAGTCGCAGAAATTCGCGAACGTCTTCCCCAAGCCTTCGAGGTTTTTACGCCGGTCGAACAAGCATTCATGGATAACGATTCGCCAGACCAGCAGTCGGTCATCAATCATGCCTGGCGGTACGAGTGTTTGTTCGTCTTACAGTGGGCACTTGGACATTTCGACGAGCTTCATTTTCCTTCCGCGATCTGTGACGTGCCAGAAGTCGCAGGCGACATCCTGCACCGCGATCGAGACGAGATGATCGCCGAGGCCAAGCTGCGTCCGACGAAGGAAATCCTCGACGAAGTCGATCTGCACTTTCGCTTGCATTGGATTGCCCGTCAGGCGGACCAGAAAGGCCACCCAGCTCCAGCAGGACTCGACATCGGCGTGATTCAAGAACGCCGCGTCGCACTCAACTGGCTGATTCGATTCGAGAATGCCGACTGGGACGATGTCGACTGCCCGACGTAG
- a CDS encoding UbiX family flavin prenyltransferase yields the protein MSLPVVVAITGASGAVYAQRLLNVLHHSGYDVQLSISPSGKIVLQQEMGIQLELDNFDPETIIPLTVDAEDRRLLETIALNQATKPGDFQYFHFANFMAPMASGSARSAGMVVCPCSGGTLAGIVGGTCTNLIQRAAEVHLKERRKLILVPRETPLSLGYIDNMKRATEAGAVVMPAMPGWYHGVNSLNDLIDFMVARILDQLEIPHALMQRWGEDA from the coding sequence ATGAGCCTGCCCGTTGTCGTGGCAATCACCGGAGCAAGCGGGGCCGTCTATGCCCAGCGGCTTCTGAACGTGCTGCACCACAGTGGTTACGACGTACAGCTCTCGATCAGTCCTTCGGGAAAGATTGTGCTGCAGCAGGAAATGGGCATCCAGCTTGAACTCGACAATTTCGATCCCGAAACGATCATTCCACTGACGGTCGACGCGGAAGATAGGCGACTGCTGGAAACGATTGCTCTCAATCAGGCGACCAAGCCCGGCGACTTCCAGTATTTCCACTTTGCCAATTTCATGGCTCCGATGGCGAGTGGTTCGGCACGTTCGGCAGGCATGGTCGTCTGTCCTTGCTCTGGCGGCACCTTGGCCGGCATTGTCGGTGGGACGTGTACCAATCTCATTCAGCGGGCGGCCGAAGTCCATTTGAAGGAACGCCGCAAGCTGATCCTCGTTCCGCGCGAGACGCCCCTTTCCTTGGGCTACATCGATAATATGAAACGGGCGACCGAAGCAGGTGCCGTTGTCATGCCGGCCATGCCGGGTTGGTATCACGGGGTGAACTCACTAAACGACCTGATCGATTTCATGGTGGCCCGGATTTTAGATCAGTTGGAAATACCACACGCTTTGATGCAACGCTGGGGAGAAGATGCCTGA